A section of the Myxococcus virescens genome encodes:
- a CDS encoding penicillin-binding protein activator: MDVLPTLRRSLVIALALLLTACPRSTRTPSGGDTGGDLPSGDPFPTRPSVEAKKDPTADAALAQASQTASATPDKKKAAEAYLSVRKAYPATTAGQDALYQAGVLFFESRDFVNARKSFNELLFENPLHSRADDAKHKLAISAMEVGAYRDAYQTLSSLAERASGAERTQLLNEAARAAEGAGLYGQALQMAVDEAGQAQGAQAQAAAVAKVEALVEGRAAFVDIARVAEGLSPSNPAWPVITFKLARVYYHLRDWTRLEETLNRFLAQAPGHAFAPQARELLARATRRVEARPRTVGVLLPMTGRYQPIGEAVLRGIQLGLEGSGVELVVKDTQGDVNKTGQAMEQLAFDDGAIAVLGPLLADDSKRAALVAEELQVPLLTMSRQDGITELGSYVFRNMLTNAAQAEAIADYAMNVKGYKRFALLYPNIPYGVELADAFWDQVVARGGGVRGAERYSHDQTTFTTEAKKLVGRYYLDDRGDYIEGVRDVQGENLDAFRRRKAMEKVKSGVEPIIDFDAIFMPDDWRRVSLVAPALAVEDIVTNACDPRDLERIRKTTGKKELKTVTLFGANQWSSPKGRSGLPELVERGGKFVTCSVFVDGFFVDSQRPATRRFVEQYREAYRAETGRDPGLLEAIGYDSGRMLRQLMEQKDAPRTRAQMRDAMANLKNFDGATGRTSFNEKREAVKQLFLLSIDNKGVTEINVEKERQKAASASGGSGT; this comes from the coding sequence ATGGATGTCCTGCCCACCCTGCGCCGCTCGCTCGTCATCGCCCTGGCCCTGCTGCTGACGGCCTGCCCCCGGTCCACCCGCACGCCCTCCGGAGGTGACACCGGCGGGGACCTGCCTTCGGGAGACCCGTTCCCCACGCGTCCTTCGGTGGAGGCGAAGAAGGACCCCACCGCCGACGCGGCGCTGGCGCAGGCGTCCCAGACGGCCAGCGCCACCCCGGACAAGAAGAAGGCCGCGGAGGCCTACCTGTCGGTGCGCAAGGCGTATCCCGCCACCACCGCGGGCCAGGACGCGCTCTATCAGGCCGGTGTCCTCTTCTTCGAGTCCAGGGACTTCGTCAACGCGCGCAAGAGCTTCAACGAGCTGCTCTTCGAGAACCCGCTCCATTCGCGGGCGGATGACGCCAAGCACAAGCTGGCCATCTCCGCGATGGAGGTGGGCGCCTACCGCGACGCGTACCAGACGCTCTCCAGCCTCGCCGAGCGCGCCAGTGGCGCCGAGCGTACCCAGCTGCTCAACGAGGCCGCTCGCGCCGCGGAGGGCGCCGGCCTCTACGGGCAGGCGCTGCAGATGGCGGTGGACGAGGCGGGCCAGGCCCAGGGCGCGCAGGCGCAGGCCGCCGCGGTGGCCAAGGTGGAGGCGCTGGTGGAGGGCCGCGCGGCCTTCGTGGACATCGCCCGCGTGGCGGAGGGCCTGTCGCCGTCCAACCCGGCGTGGCCCGTCATCACCTTCAAGCTGGCGCGCGTCTACTACCACCTGCGGGACTGGACGCGGCTGGAGGAGACGCTGAACCGTTTCCTCGCCCAGGCGCCCGGCCACGCCTTCGCGCCGCAGGCCCGCGAGCTGCTGGCCCGCGCCACGCGCCGGGTGGAGGCCCGCCCCCGCACGGTGGGCGTGCTGCTGCCCATGACGGGCCGCTACCAGCCCATTGGCGAGGCGGTGCTGCGCGGCATCCAACTGGGGCTGGAAGGCAGCGGCGTGGAGCTGGTGGTGAAGGACACGCAGGGCGACGTCAACAAGACGGGTCAGGCCATGGAGCAGCTGGCCTTCGACGACGGCGCCATCGCCGTGCTGGGGCCCCTGCTGGCGGATGACTCGAAGCGCGCGGCGCTGGTGGCCGAGGAGCTTCAGGTGCCGCTGCTGACCATGAGCCGGCAGGACGGCATCACCGAGTTGGGCAGCTACGTCTTCCGCAACATGCTCACCAACGCGGCGCAGGCGGAGGCCATCGCCGACTACGCGATGAACGTGAAGGGCTACAAGCGCTTCGCGCTGCTGTACCCGAACATCCCCTACGGCGTGGAGCTGGCGGATGCCTTCTGGGATCAGGTGGTGGCGCGGGGCGGCGGCGTGCGCGGGGCGGAGCGCTATTCGCACGACCAGACGACCTTCACCACCGAGGCCAAGAAGCTGGTGGGCCGCTACTACCTGGATGACCGCGGCGACTACATCGAGGGCGTGCGCGACGTGCAGGGGGAGAACCTGGACGCCTTCCGCCGCCGCAAGGCGATGGAGAAGGTGAAGAGCGGCGTGGAGCCCATCATCGACTTCGACGCCATCTTCATGCCGGATGACTGGCGCCGCGTCAGCTTGGTGGCGCCCGCGCTGGCGGTGGAAGACATCGTCACCAACGCGTGCGACCCGCGTGATTTGGAGCGCATCCGCAAGACGACGGGCAAGAAGGAGCTGAAGACGGTGACGCTCTTCGGCGCCAACCAGTGGAGCAGCCCCAAGGGCCGCTCGGGGCTGCCGGAGCTGGTGGAGCGCGGCGGCAAGTTCGTCACCTGCTCGGTGTTCGTGGACGGCTTCTTCGTGGACTCGCAGCGCCCGGCCACTCGCCGCTTCGTGGAGCAGTACCGCGAGGCCTACCGGGCGGAGACGGGGCGGGACCCGGGTCTGCTGGAGGCCATTGGCTACGACTCCGGTCGGATGTTGCGGCAGCTCATGGAGCAGAAGGATGCACCGCGCACGCGCGCGCAGATGCGTGACGCGATGGCCAACCTGAAGAACTTCGACGGGGCCACCGGGCGCACGTCCTTCAACGAGAAGCGCGAGGCGGTGAAGCAGCTGTTCCTGTTGTCCATCGACAACAAGGGCGTCACGGAAATCAACGTCGAGAAGGAGCGGCAGAAGGCCGCCTCGGCGTCAGGAGGCTCAGGGACATGA
- the dnaJ gene encoding molecular chaperone DnaJ, whose product MSAAAGQKRDYYEVLGVQKSVSAQELKSAFRKVALQYHPDRNPGNSDAEEKFKEASEAYEVLSDPERRAKYDRFGHAGNPFEGFGGAGGGFQGVNINDIFGEIFGDIFGGGRGGRRTSSRGADLRYNLEITFEEAAFGCRPKVTIPRPKKCDTCSGSGSKSNTGPRPCSACGGSGELRYTQGFFAVSRPCGDCGGTGAVVPDPCTRCKGSGKVPSEEVIEVAIPGGVDNGTRVRLSGMGEPGDRGGPPGDLYVTVIVKEHPLFQREEYEVFCEVPISFTQAALGAKIDVPTLDGKVKMTVPNGTQSGKVFRLKGKGIPHLHSQQRGDQHVRVVVETPTELSSKQRELLEKFAEASGEESHPQSKSFIAKVKELFG is encoded by the coding sequence ATGTCAGCGGCGGCGGGTCAGAAACGCGACTACTACGAGGTCCTGGGCGTCCAGAAATCTGTCTCCGCGCAGGAGCTCAAGAGCGCGTTCCGCAAGGTGGCGCTGCAGTACCACCCGGATCGCAATCCGGGGAACTCGGACGCCGAGGAGAAGTTCAAGGAGGCCTCGGAAGCCTATGAGGTGCTGAGCGACCCTGAACGGCGGGCGAAGTACGACCGCTTCGGGCACGCGGGCAACCCCTTCGAGGGCTTTGGTGGCGCCGGGGGCGGGTTCCAGGGCGTCAACATCAACGACATCTTCGGCGAGATTTTCGGCGACATCTTCGGCGGTGGCCGGGGTGGGCGGCGGACGAGCTCGCGTGGCGCGGACCTGCGCTACAACCTGGAAATCACCTTCGAGGAAGCGGCCTTCGGCTGCCGGCCCAAGGTGACCATTCCCCGGCCGAAGAAGTGCGACACCTGCTCCGGCTCTGGCAGCAAGAGCAACACCGGGCCCCGGCCCTGCTCGGCGTGCGGCGGCAGCGGCGAGCTGCGCTACACCCAGGGCTTCTTCGCGGTGTCCCGGCCCTGCGGTGACTGCGGCGGCACGGGCGCGGTGGTGCCGGACCCGTGCACGCGCTGCAAGGGCTCGGGCAAGGTGCCCTCCGAGGAGGTCATCGAGGTGGCCATCCCGGGCGGCGTGGACAACGGCACGCGCGTGCGGCTGTCCGGCATGGGCGAGCCTGGAGACCGGGGCGGTCCGCCGGGTGACCTCTACGTCACCGTCATCGTGAAGGAGCACCCGCTCTTCCAGCGCGAGGAGTACGAGGTCTTCTGCGAGGTGCCCATCTCCTTCACTCAGGCGGCGCTGGGCGCGAAAATCGACGTCCCCACGCTGGACGGCAAGGTGAAGATGACCGTCCCCAACGGCACCCAGTCCGGTAAGGTGTTCCGGCTCAAGGGCAAGGGCATCCCCCACCTGCACAGCCAGCAGCGGGGAGATCAGCACGTGCGCGTCGTGGTGGAGACGCCCACCGAGCTGTCGTCGAAGCAGCGCGAGCTGCTGGAGAAGTTCGCGGAGGCCTCCGGCGAGGAGTCGCACCCGCAGTCGAAGAGCTTCATCGCCAAGGTGAAGGAGCTGTTCGGCTGA
- a CDS encoding NAD-binding oxidoreductase, which produces MPDWHPATVTDSAPAADGLTDLVLDVQGTPLAGTHERPGQYVHLRLPGVGQGLFAIASPPGRPGTQWEFLLKVGSPLSDALIHLPRGAHVDVSRPEGRGFPLERARGQDVLLFATGSGISAIRSVITSIQLERGAYRQVTLYFGARTPGAFAYTDELHEWEAGGVRVVRTVSQPGASGWQGLTGYVQAHLGEGPVQAAVAFLCGQKEMVRGVMTTLQARGMPAGDIHLNF; this is translated from the coding sequence ATGCCCGACTGGCACCCGGCCACCGTCACTGACAGTGCACCCGCCGCAGATGGCCTCACCGACCTCGTGCTGGACGTACAGGGCACGCCCCTGGCCGGAACCCATGAGCGGCCCGGCCAATACGTCCACCTGCGCCTGCCTGGTGTGGGACAGGGGCTCTTTGCCATCGCCTCCCCGCCCGGCCGCCCGGGGACGCAGTGGGAGTTCCTCCTCAAGGTGGGCAGCCCACTGTCCGACGCCCTCATCCACCTGCCCCGGGGCGCCCACGTCGACGTGTCACGGCCAGAGGGACGAGGCTTCCCGCTGGAGCGCGCCCGTGGCCAGGACGTGCTCCTGTTCGCCACCGGCTCCGGCATCTCCGCCATCCGCTCCGTCATCACCAGCATCCAGTTGGAGCGCGGCGCCTACCGCCAGGTGACGCTCTACTTCGGCGCGCGCACACCGGGCGCCTTCGCCTACACGGACGAACTCCACGAGTGGGAAGCCGGCGGGGTGCGCGTGGTGCGCACCGTCAGCCAGCCCGGCGCCAGCGGCTGGCAGGGCCTCACGGGCTATGTGCAGGCCCACCTGGGCGAAGGGCCCGTGCAGGCCGCGGTGGCCTTCCTCTGCGGGCAGAAGGAGATGGTGCGGGGCGTGATGACGACGCTCCAGGCCCGCGGCATGCCCGCGGGTGACATCCACCTCAACTTCTGA
- a CDS encoding ABC transporter ATP-binding protein — protein MAPRPSPHVYRRLLGYLRPYRLLLAAGVGASVAAAIATSAYAWVVGPLLRALLTHEPVTVAGVSLPGDALLKRLPLLVVAVAIVKATAQFLQGGLMQRLGQRVMADLRGFLYGRLLGQPPAFFERRHSGELLARFTADVPLVEFSVTQALTSYVKDGLQIIALLATCFFIDKTLFLFTFVVVPVTVLPINRFARSLKKVATRSQERLGSLTALTAEQLQNLPVVQAFRGQPRALEAFEVEADKYLGEMRRSLFLRGAVSPTVELLGIAGVAMAVAWGARAVAADPALAGRLLSFMAAALLLYQPVKSLSGTLSQVLTGMAAAERLFALADEPAAPDVGDAAGPLSRELRLEGVRATYADGREALRGVDLVVPAGARVALVGPSGAGKTTLFSVLLGFLPTSGGQVLWDGAPLTALQPSSVRGQVAWVPQEPVLFSGTVRHNLRLGRPEATDEELWEALRLAHADDFVRSLPGGLDELVGERGGRLSGGQRQRLVLARAFLCRPSVLLLDEPTSALDAASEAAVGEGLVALMKGRTVLVIAHRLSTVRDADLIAVVEAGRVVEAGTHAELLALRGRYTQLLGEGAVAA, from the coding sequence GTGGCTCCCCGTCCTTCTCCTCACGTCTATCGTCGGCTCCTCGGCTACCTCCGCCCGTACCGGCTGCTGCTCGCCGCGGGTGTCGGCGCGTCCGTGGCCGCGGCCATCGCCACGTCCGCCTATGCCTGGGTGGTGGGCCCCCTGCTGCGCGCGCTGCTCACCCACGAGCCCGTCACCGTCGCCGGGGTATCCCTGCCGGGAGACGCCCTGCTCAAGCGGCTGCCCCTGCTCGTCGTGGCCGTGGCCATCGTGAAGGCCACCGCGCAGTTCCTCCAGGGCGGGCTGATGCAGCGGCTGGGGCAGCGCGTGATGGCGGACCTGCGCGGGTTCCTCTACGGACGGCTGCTCGGCCAGCCGCCCGCGTTCTTCGAGCGGCGGCACTCCGGCGAGCTGCTGGCGCGCTTCACCGCGGACGTGCCCCTGGTCGAGTTCTCCGTGACGCAGGCGCTCACGTCCTACGTGAAGGACGGGCTGCAGATCATCGCGCTGCTCGCCACCTGCTTCTTCATCGACAAGACGCTGTTCCTCTTCACCTTCGTCGTCGTGCCGGTGACGGTGCTGCCCATCAACCGCTTCGCGCGCTCACTGAAGAAGGTGGCCACGCGCTCGCAGGAGCGGCTGGGCTCGCTGACGGCGCTCACCGCCGAGCAGCTCCAGAACCTGCCCGTGGTGCAGGCCTTCCGCGGACAGCCGCGGGCGCTGGAGGCCTTCGAGGTGGAGGCGGACAAGTACCTGGGGGAGATGCGCCGCTCGCTCTTCCTGCGTGGCGCGGTGAGCCCCACGGTGGAGCTCCTGGGCATCGCCGGCGTGGCCATGGCGGTGGCCTGGGGCGCGCGCGCGGTGGCGGCGGACCCCGCGTTGGCGGGGCGGCTGCTCTCCTTCATGGCCGCCGCGTTGCTGCTGTACCAGCCCGTGAAGTCGCTCAGCGGCACGCTGTCACAGGTGCTGACGGGCATGGCCGCCGCGGAGCGCCTCTTCGCCTTGGCGGACGAGCCGGCCGCGCCGGACGTGGGCGACGCCGCCGGGCCGCTGTCGCGCGAGCTGAGGCTGGAAGGCGTGCGGGCCACCTACGCGGACGGACGCGAGGCGCTGCGCGGGGTGGACCTGGTAGTGCCCGCTGGCGCGCGCGTGGCGCTGGTGGGGCCCTCCGGCGCGGGCAAGACGACGCTGTTCTCCGTGCTGCTGGGCTTCTTGCCCACGTCGGGCGGACAGGTGCTGTGGGACGGGGCGCCGCTGACGGCGCTCCAGCCGTCCAGCGTGCGCGGCCAGGTGGCGTGGGTGCCCCAGGAGCCAGTGCTCTTCTCCGGCACCGTGCGGCACAACCTCCGCCTGGGCCGGCCCGAGGCGACGGACGAGGAGCTGTGGGAAGCGCTGCGGCTGGCGCACGCGGACGACTTCGTCCGCTCGCTTCCCGGTGGCCTGGATGAGTTGGTGGGCGAGCGCGGCGGCCGGTTGTCCGGCGGACAGCGGCAGCGGCTGGTGCTGGCGCGGGCCTTCCTGTGCCGGCCGTCGGTGCTGCTGCTGGACGAGCCCACCAGCGCGCTCGACGCGGCGAGCGAGGCCGCGGTGGGGGAAGGCCTGGTCGCCCTGATGAAGGGGCGCACGGTGCTCGTCATCGCGCACCGGCTGTCCACGGTGCGTGACGCGGACCTGATTGCCGTGGTGGAGGCCGGCCGCGTGGTGGAGGCCGGCACCCACGCGGAACTGCTCGCCCTGCGGGGCCGGTACACGCAGCTCCTGGGCGAAGGCGCCGTCGCGGCGTGA
- a CDS encoding transglycosylase domain-containing protein — MLGLAGVVIPLTYLYTASKLPPLESEFDVEKQLKHSIEGERMSLRAGQSQRNPRPITFVRPDFSKLPKDLVALYIRHLECPRYFQTPREDGPAWAWRLFLGATVGTSPPGDGACERVLAMRIAAALGIEGTRERSVAAHRIHTFMQKDQLIAYDLSIIYFERGIVGVEDAALALFGRELSELKLEELAELQLALPPYSDYYGIKICKNPTVLRQDRNRLLEDLAAWRLVSEDRARNAMAQPLACAR, encoded by the coding sequence ATGCTGGGCCTGGCCGGCGTGGTGATTCCGCTGACGTACCTCTACACGGCGAGCAAGCTGCCGCCGCTGGAGAGCGAATTCGACGTGGAGAAGCAGCTCAAGCACAGCATCGAAGGCGAGCGGATGAGCCTCCGGGCGGGGCAGTCCCAGCGCAACCCGCGCCCCATCACCTTCGTGCGGCCGGACTTCTCCAAGCTGCCCAAGGACCTGGTGGCCCTGTACATCCGCCACCTGGAGTGCCCCCGGTACTTCCAGACGCCACGCGAGGACGGGCCCGCGTGGGCCTGGCGTCTGTTCCTGGGCGCCACCGTGGGCACGTCGCCGCCGGGAGACGGGGCGTGTGAGCGCGTCCTGGCCATGCGCATCGCCGCCGCGCTGGGCATCGAGGGCACGCGTGAGCGGTCGGTGGCCGCGCACCGCATCCACACCTTCATGCAGAAGGACCAGCTCATCGCGTACGACCTGTCCATCATCTACTTCGAGCGCGGCATCGTCGGCGTGGAGGACGCGGCCCTGGCGCTCTTTGGCCGTGAGCTGAGCGAGTTGAAGCTGGAGGAACTCGCCGAGCTGCAACTCGCGCTGCCCCCGTACTCCGATTACTACGGCATCAAGATTTGCAAGAACCCCACGGTGCTCCGGCAGGACCGCAATCGGTTGCTGGAGGACCTGGCGGCGTGGCGGTTGGTGAGCGAGGACCGCGCGCGCAACGCCATGGCCCAGCCGCTGGCCTGCGCGCGCTGA
- a CDS encoding WD40 repeat domain-containing protein, with protein MKFARGAFALLAGGVVAVGGGGCAHAPPRVSPELSARLASEPGTWVSGSASGLGRKAVLNNKDFIWGLAFAPRGARVAYSRLGSKSYFLSVWELGSAEPTMLADPAINPYEFDVEGVAFSPDGTRVATAGKDSVVRLFDAATGVLVAERRTEEPLSVVAFHPEGQWLVVGSYKGLMTVLSAPALEYGSEERGHLGPVTALAFAPDGTLYSGGWDKHVRAWRTSVEGLRPGQARMRFERRAGSVVLGGTVNDKAPLSFALDARAPALVLTSEAAAAAGIDVPFLKETVNVPGPLGTIAARLAPAQSLRFKSMRVEGVDVAICDACVPQGTQGVLGAPFSERVDVAFDEVTQEAVLSLKGGPPEGAVTVDALVLARRSEFPFPAYVSDVTVDARGQRLGVGLSEQKPERDRGVYERERKGVEEPQGPFNAGALVDAQSGQVLAKWPVHRGVVATAAISPDGRSLASGGWDKRVYLFTEGDADARGEHRFDWSVRRVRFSPDGRWLGVAAWTPQVASRDGDSDPAAVLLDVGYESPTVQGPGTAGASVAP; from the coding sequence ATGAAGTTCGCGAGGGGGGCGTTCGCACTGCTGGCGGGCGGGGTGGTGGCGGTGGGCGGTGGTGGCTGTGCACACGCGCCTCCTCGGGTGTCCCCGGAGCTGAGCGCCCGGCTGGCGTCGGAGCCGGGCACCTGGGTGTCCGGTAGCGCCTCGGGCCTTGGGCGCAAGGCCGTCCTCAACAACAAGGACTTCATCTGGGGCCTGGCCTTCGCGCCCCGAGGCGCCCGGGTGGCGTACTCGCGCCTGGGCAGCAAGTCCTACTTCCTCTCCGTCTGGGAGCTGGGCTCCGCCGAGCCGACGATGCTGGCGGACCCGGCCATCAACCCCTACGAGTTCGACGTGGAGGGCGTGGCCTTCTCCCCGGATGGCACGCGCGTGGCCACCGCGGGCAAGGACAGCGTGGTGCGCCTCTTCGACGCGGCCACCGGCGTGCTCGTGGCGGAGCGCCGCACCGAGGAGCCGCTGTCCGTGGTGGCCTTCCACCCGGAAGGGCAGTGGCTGGTGGTGGGCAGCTACAAGGGCCTGATGACGGTGCTGTCGGCGCCCGCGCTGGAGTACGGCTCCGAGGAGCGCGGACACCTGGGGCCGGTGACGGCGCTGGCCTTCGCGCCGGACGGGACGCTGTATTCGGGCGGCTGGGACAAGCACGTGCGGGCCTGGCGCACCTCCGTGGAGGGGCTGCGGCCGGGACAGGCGCGCATGCGCTTCGAGCGGCGCGCCGGCTCCGTGGTGCTGGGCGGCACGGTGAATGACAAGGCGCCGCTGTCCTTCGCGCTGGATGCGCGCGCGCCCGCGCTGGTGCTCACCAGCGAGGCGGCCGCCGCGGCGGGCATCGACGTGCCCTTCCTGAAGGAGACGGTCAACGTGCCGGGGCCGCTGGGCACCATCGCCGCGCGGCTGGCGCCGGCCCAGTCCCTGCGCTTCAAGTCCATGCGGGTGGAGGGCGTGGACGTCGCCATCTGCGACGCGTGCGTGCCGCAGGGCACCCAGGGCGTGCTGGGCGCGCCCTTCTCCGAACGGGTGGACGTGGCCTTCGACGAAGTCACGCAGGAGGCCGTGCTGTCGCTGAAGGGCGGCCCGCCCGAGGGCGCGGTGACGGTGGACGCGCTGGTGCTCGCGCGTCGCTCGGAGTTTCCCTTCCCGGCCTACGTGAGCGACGTCACCGTGGACGCGCGCGGCCAGCGGCTGGGGGTGGGCCTGTCGGAGCAGAAGCCGGAGCGCGACCGCGGCGTGTACGAGCGCGAGCGCAAGGGCGTGGAGGAGCCGCAGGGCCCCTTCAACGCGGGCGCGCTGGTGGACGCGCAGTCCGGCCAGGTGCTGGCGAAGTGGCCGGTGCACCGGGGCGTGGTGGCCACCGCGGCCATCTCCCCGGACGGGCGCTCGCTGGCCAGCGGCGGCTGGGACAAGCGCGTGTACCTGTTCACCGAAGGTGACGCGGACGCGCGCGGCGAGCACCGCTTCGACTGGTCCGTGCGGCGCGTGCGCTTCAGCCCGGATGGGCGCTGGCTGGGCGTGGCCGCGTGGACGCCCCAGGTGGCCAGCCGCGACGGGGACAGCGACCCGGCGGCGGTGCTGCTGGACGTGGGCTATGAATCGCCCACCGTGCAGGGGCCGGGCACGGCCGGCGCGTCCGTCGCTCCGTAG
- a CDS encoding serine/threonine-protein kinase has protein sequence MASELICDTCGLAVPADTTVCPRDGTVVLSSFDVPPREEPNVVVQASEPPAAVQRDPLIGLKLGEYELRSRIGVGGMGLVYEGIQPLIGKRVAVKVLRPELAHSTEQVERLLAEARAVNAIRHRGIIDIFGFGQVPDGRQYIVMEYLEGQALDAVLTEKNRLPVQEALALLDEVLAALAAAHGAGVVHRDLKPSNIFLVQQPDGSRYVKVLDFGLAKRGQGPTGRTAQTRTDMVVGTPEYMAPEQARGQEVGPMTDLYALGVVTFEIVTGRLPFVGSSPVDLLMKHVEARPPRPSEFVSDLPPALDAFILQMLTKDPETRPNSADALRQQLHKLRRTLRASTRSNPSALAPGFEKAAAVAEVDSRRPTTPVPVPPELNTELTSQELHAAGVRSPLRKHLPLVGAVGFAVLLLAGAAAVVIRGAKAPALVPPSITPQQAAAPEQAAAVTPQQAAAAEQAAATPPPPAEPAQAPVEEVPLQPLVVAAVAPAPPDGVERPPPAPRAENTRVAPPRPLKASAPTLEDILQSINRLERRVDRLETSGKIDAPKANAARNLLAKYRDDARADTSAPARIDLLKKVTGVAGMIR, from the coding sequence ATGGCTTCCGAGTTGATCTGCGATACCTGCGGCCTGGCCGTACCTGCCGACACCACCGTGTGCCCACGCGATGGGACGGTGGTGCTGTCGTCGTTCGACGTGCCCCCGCGCGAGGAGCCGAACGTGGTGGTGCAGGCCTCAGAGCCGCCCGCGGCCGTGCAGCGGGACCCGCTCATCGGCTTGAAGCTGGGCGAGTACGAGCTGCGCTCGCGCATCGGCGTGGGCGGCATGGGGCTGGTGTACGAAGGCATCCAGCCGCTCATCGGCAAGCGCGTGGCGGTGAAGGTGCTGCGTCCGGAGCTGGCCCACTCCACCGAGCAGGTGGAGCGGCTGCTGGCGGAGGCCCGCGCCGTCAACGCCATCCGTCACCGGGGCATCATCGACATCTTCGGCTTCGGCCAGGTGCCGGACGGCCGGCAGTACATCGTCATGGAGTACCTGGAGGGCCAGGCGCTCGACGCGGTGCTGACGGAGAAGAACCGGCTTCCGGTGCAGGAGGCGCTGGCGCTGCTCGACGAGGTCCTGGCCGCGCTGGCCGCCGCGCACGGCGCGGGCGTGGTGCACCGCGACCTCAAGCCGAGCAACATCTTCCTGGTGCAGCAGCCGGACGGCTCGCGCTACGTGAAGGTGCTGGACTTCGGGCTCGCCAAGCGAGGCCAGGGCCCCACCGGCCGCACCGCGCAGACGCGCACGGACATGGTGGTGGGCACGCCGGAGTACATGGCGCCGGAGCAGGCGCGCGGCCAGGAAGTGGGTCCGATGACGGACCTCTACGCCCTGGGTGTCGTCACCTTTGAAATCGTCACCGGCCGCCTGCCCTTCGTGGGCAGCTCGCCAGTGGACCTGCTGATGAAGCATGTGGAGGCGCGGCCGCCTCGCCCGTCGGAGTTCGTCTCCGATTTGCCGCCCGCGCTGGACGCCTTCATCTTGCAGATGCTCACCAAGGACCCGGAGACGCGCCCCAACTCCGCGGACGCGCTGCGGCAGCAGCTCCACAAGCTGCGCCGCACCCTGCGGGCCTCCACGCGCTCCAACCCCAGCGCGCTCGCGCCCGGCTTCGAGAAGGCCGCTGCGGTGGCGGAAGTCGACTCGCGCCGTCCCACCACGCCGGTGCCGGTGCCCCCGGAGCTGAACACCGAGCTGACCTCGCAGGAGCTGCACGCCGCGGGCGTCCGCAGTCCGCTGCGCAAGCACCTGCCGCTGGTGGGTGCCGTGGGCTTCGCCGTGCTGCTGCTCGCGGGCGCCGCCGCGGTCGTCATCCGCGGCGCGAAGGCCCCCGCGCTCGTGCCGCCGTCCATCACGCCGCAGCAAGCCGCGGCGCCGGAGCAGGCCGCTGCGGTCACGCCACAGCAAGCCGCGGCGGCGGAGCAGGCCGCTGCGACGCCCCCGCCTCCCGCCGAGCCAGCGCAAGCGCCCGTGGAGGAAGTGCCGCTTCAGCCCCTGGTCGTCGCCGCCGTCGCGCCGGCTCCGCCGGACGGCGTGGAGCGTCCGCCGCCGGCCCCGCGCGCCGAGAACACCCGCGTCGCGCCGCCTCGCCCCCTGAAGGCCTCCGCCCCCACGCTGGAGGACATCCTCCAGAGCATCAACCGGCTGGAGCGCCGGGTGGACCGGCTGGAGACGAGCGGGAAGATTGACGCCCCCAAGGCCAACGCCGCGCGCAACCTGCTGGCGAAGTACCGCGACGACGCGCGGGCCGACACCAGCGCCCCCGCCCGCATCGACCTGCTCAAGAAGGTGACGGGCGTGGCGGGGATGATTCGCTGA